Proteins from a genomic interval of Choristoneura fumiferana chromosome 12, NRCan_CFum_1, whole genome shotgun sequence:
- the LOC141433113 gene encoding uncharacterized protein — MCLRNLLIYVQLALIAALVAADCGPRLKYAWGDALQGTDCPGPDGSPYPRHLVNRALKSGALGQGTRQARTMRTVDPAVMRRALLDAHVGYSEGLSRTQNSTRTGRATNLPGLSPMSSNSCGGGRLCRTRYNTTAPMYGVSLTSGQPVTIVQKFPDLLQQVVFEVCESSECSVIRGSCTQTYVPYLFLVLPLGPVTLTGQDYVLVESGCVCRPDPSN; from the exons gCACTAATAGCGGCGCTGGTGGCTGCCGATTGCGGTCCAAGATTAAAATATGCCTGGGGTGATGCTCTCCAAGGCACGGACTGCCCTGGCCCAGACGGATCACCATATCCCAG ACACCTAGTTAATCGAGCGCTTAAGTCAGGCGCACTGGGTCAGGGGACGCGGCAGGCCCGCACGATGAGGACCGTGGATCCGGCCGTGATGAGGCGCGCTTTGCTGGACGCGCATGTTGGATACTCCGAGGGATTGAGCAGAACGCAAAATAGCACAAGAACTG gtcgTGCCACAAACCTCCCCGGCCTGTCGCCAATGTCGTCCAACTCGTGTGGTGGCGGCCGTCTGTGCCGAACGCGGTACAACACTACAGCGCCGATGTACGGCGTGTCGCTTACGTCTGGACAGCCCGTCACTATCGTGCAAAAGTTTCCCGACCTACTGCAGCAAGTTGTGTTTGAAGTTTGCGA GTCCAGCGAATGCTCCGTGATTCGTGGCTCATGCACGCAGACGTATGTTCCTTACTTGTTCTTGGTGCTGCCGCTTGGTCCTGTCACCCTGACAGGGCAGGACTACGTTCTGGTAGAATCCGGCTGCGTGTGCCGACCCGACCCGTCGAATTAA
- the LOC141433615 gene encoding uncharacterized protein, whose product MSTAEIPPHLLRQYYAQQPAPAQTQVISRPQAVAAAPARLPYQVQSEPQYQQQYQPAPQPQYRPQAAPQPQYRPQPQYQPARPQETREPEDYDPHPSYQFGFDVNDDQYTNYQNRKEQREGDTIKGSYSVVDSDGFIRTVTYTADPKEGFKAEVSRQPTDIVVKIPTPKPQALQPQTHQQAQPQHSQQQAPQYYRYQQ is encoded by the exons ATGTCTACG GCAGAGATCCCCCCGCACCTACTGAGGCAGTACTACGCGCAGCAACCGGCGCCGGCGCAGACCCAAGTGATCTCCAGGCCGCAGGCCGTCGCCGCCGCGCCTGCTAGACTC CCGTACCAAGTCCAGAGCGAACCTCAGTACCAACAGCAGTATCAGCCAGCTCCCCAGCCCCAGTACAGGCCCCAAGCAGCTCCTCAGCCCCAATACAGGCCTCAACCCCAGTACCAGCCCGCCAGGCCTCAGGAGACCCGCGAGCCTGAAGACTATGAT CCCCACCCATCCTACCAGTTCGGCTTCGATGTCAACGATGACCAGTACACCAACTACCAAAACCGCAAGGAGCAGAGGGAGGGCGACACCATCAAGGGCTCGTACTCCGTTGTAGACAGCGACGGCTTCATCAGGACTGTCACGTACACCGCTGACCCCAAGGAGGGCTTCAAGGCTGAG GTCTCCCGGCAGCCCACGGATATTGTGGTGAAGATCCCTACTCCCAAACCTCAGGCGCTGCAGCCGCAAACACACCAGCAAGCACAGCCCCAGCACTCGCAACAGCAAGCACCGCAGTACTACCGTTACCAACAGTAA
- the LOC141433112 gene encoding uncharacterized protein isoform X2 — translation MLRKCVTLAALGCVLAVRAQQYQTQQQAEIPPHLLRQYYAQQPAPAQTQVISRPQAVAAAPARLPYQVQSEPQYQQQYQPAPQPQYRPQAAPQPQYRPQPQYQPARPQETREPEDYDPHPSYQFGFDVNDDQYTNYQNRKEQREGDTIKGSYSVVDSDGFIRTVTYTADPKEGFKAEVSRQPTDIVVKIPTPKPQALQPQAHQQAQPQHSQQQAPQYYRYQQ, via the exons ATGTTACGTAAATGTGTTACGTTGGCGGCATTGGGGTGTGTTTTGGCGGTGAGGGCGCAGCAGTACCAAACTCAGCAACAA GCAGAGATCCCCCCGCACCTACTGAGGCAGTACTACGCGCAGCAACCGGCGCCGGCGCAGACCCAAGTGATCTCCAGGCCGCAGGCCGTCGCCGCCGCGCCTGCTAGACTC CCGTACCAAGTCCAGAGCGAACCTCAGTACCAACAGCAGTATCAGCCAGCTCCCCAGCCCCAGTACAGGCCCCAAGCAGCTCCTCAGCCCCAATACAGGCCTCAACCCCAGTACCAGCCCGCCAGGCCTCAGGAGACCCGCGAGCCTGAAGACTATGAT CCCCACCCATCCTACCAGTTCGGCTTCGATGTCAACGATGACCAGTACACCAACTACCAAAACCGCAAGGAGCAGAGGGAGGGCGACACCATCAAGGGCTCATACTCCGTCGTAGACAGCGACGGCTTCATCAGGACTGTCACGTACACCGCTGACCCTAAGGAGGGCTTCAAGGCTGAG GTCTCCCGGCAGCCCACGGATATTGTGGTGAAGATCCCTACTCCCAAACCTCAGGCGCTGCAGCCGCAAGCACATCAGCAAGCACAGCCTCAGCACTCGCAACAGCAAGCACCGCAGTACTACCGTTACCAACAGTAA
- the LOC141433112 gene encoding uncharacterized protein isoform X1 has product MLRKCVTLAALGCVLAVRAQQYQTQQQQAEIPPHLLRQYYAQQPAPAQTQVISRPQAVAAAPARLPYQVQSEPQYQQQYQPAPQPQYRPQAAPQPQYRPQPQYQPARPQETREPEDYDPHPSYQFGFDVNDDQYTNYQNRKEQREGDTIKGSYSVVDSDGFIRTVTYTADPKEGFKAEVSRQPTDIVVKIPTPKPQALQPQAHQQAQPQHSQQQAPQYYRYQQ; this is encoded by the exons ATGTTACGTAAATGTGTTACGTTGGCGGCATTGGGGTGTGTTTTGGCGGTGAGGGCGCAGCAGTACCAAACTCAGCAACAA CAGGCAGAGATCCCCCCGCACCTACTGAGGCAGTACTACGCGCAGCAACCGGCGCCGGCGCAGACCCAAGTGATCTCCAGGCCGCAGGCCGTCGCCGCCGCGCCTGCTAGACTC CCGTACCAAGTCCAGAGCGAACCTCAGTACCAACAGCAGTATCAGCCAGCTCCCCAGCCCCAGTACAGGCCCCAAGCAGCTCCTCAGCCCCAATACAGGCCTCAACCCCAGTACCAGCCCGCCAGGCCTCAGGAGACCCGCGAGCCTGAAGACTATGAT CCCCACCCATCCTACCAGTTCGGCTTCGATGTCAACGATGACCAGTACACCAACTACCAAAACCGCAAGGAGCAGAGGGAGGGCGACACCATCAAGGGCTCATACTCCGTCGTAGACAGCGACGGCTTCATCAGGACTGTCACGTACACCGCTGACCCTAAGGAGGGCTTCAAGGCTGAG GTCTCCCGGCAGCCCACGGATATTGTGGTGAAGATCCCTACTCCCAAACCTCAGGCGCTGCAGCCGCAAGCACATCAGCAAGCACAGCCTCAGCACTCGCAACAGCAAGCACCGCAGTACTACCGTTACCAACAGTAA